In the genome of Cryptomeria japonica chromosome 8, Sugi_1.0, whole genome shotgun sequence, one region contains:
- the LOC131074329 gene encoding uncharacterized protein LOC131074329 — translation MYRLFQPIAPGIPRIVGPASGDYIGPPGPNFTTQQWIIPWKSLPQDKDPKFSKKMAPVIRRLNFPKIKAQRARPRPPRSETAIAKPLKIGNGVREHGNPHGLKLIDAFDALKCSPCYLQRNEFGNGTKKLSGAQTRMPYLKAGNKALAGLEHALMAESEQLAE, via the coding sequence ATGTACAGGCTTTTTCAGCCAATTGCTCCTGGTATACCTAGGATTGTAGGTCCAGCAAGTGGTGACTACATCGGCCCTCCCGGTCCCAATTTTACTACACAGCAATGGATTATTCCTTGGAAAAGTCTGCCTCAAGATAAGGATCCAAAGTTTAGTAAGAAGATGGCTCCTGTGATTAGAAGACTTAACTTTCCAAAGATAAAGGCTCAACGTGCAAGACCTAGGCCACCTCGTTCTGAAACTGCCATTGCTAAGCCTTTAAAGATTGGAAATGGTGTTCGCGAGCATGGAAACCCCCATGGTCTTAAACTAATTGATGCATTTGATGCCCTTAAGTGTTCTCCTTGTTATTTACAGCGCAATGAATTTGGGAATGGTACCAAAAAATTGTCTGGCGCACAGACTCGTATGCCGTACCTTAAGGCAGGAAACAAAGCACTTGCAGGTCTGGAGCATGCTTTAATGGCAGAGTCGGAGCAACTTGCAGAGTAG